A genomic segment from Streptomyces sp. NBC_01233 encodes:
- a CDS encoding MarR family winged helix-turn-helix transcriptional regulator has translation MSEPRWLDDREMRAWSGFLAASALVNRRLDQQLKDEAGLSHPQYEILVRLAAAPGRELRMTELANGLINSKSGLTYQVTQMEKAGLVRRRSCPSDVRGVFAVLTDAGGAKLEEAAPGHVATVREILVDVLTPGQLDALADGLGEVGRRLREQGA, from the coding sequence ATGTCTGAACCGAGATGGCTGGACGACCGCGAGATGCGGGCCTGGAGCGGCTTCCTGGCCGCATCGGCCCTGGTGAACCGCCGTCTCGACCAACAGCTCAAGGACGAGGCCGGGCTCTCGCACCCCCAGTACGAGATCCTCGTACGGCTCGCCGCGGCGCCCGGGCGCGAGCTGCGGATGACCGAGCTCGCCAACGGCCTGATCAACTCCAAGAGCGGGCTGACCTACCAGGTCACCCAGATGGAGAAGGCCGGCCTGGTCCGCCGCCGCAGCTGCCCTTCCGACGTCCGCGGCGTCTTCGCCGTCCTCACCGACGCCGGCGGCGCCAAGCTGGAAGAGGCCGCACCGGGGCACGTGGCGACGGTCCGGGAGATCCTCGTCGACGTCCTGACCCCCGGGCAGCTCGACGCGCTCGCCGACGGGCTGGGCGAGGTCGGCCGCAGGCTGCGCGAACAGGGCGCCTGA
- a CDS encoding DoxX family membrane protein, with amino-acid sequence MTSPSVTTTKPQAAAPAVRPEPAALSTPGHDTGLLLLRLVLGLTMAAHGAQKLFGWFGGGGISGTGRFFTASGYPAGDAMAVLAGLTETLGGLGLALGLLTPLAGAAIVGTLINAIAVHGAGAFFAPKGIEYELLLTAGAAALALTGPGRYAADRFLPVLRGHRLAHGALAVALGVVLAAALLLVRD; translated from the coding sequence ATGACCAGCCCCTCCGTCACCACGACGAAGCCGCAGGCCGCCGCACCGGCCGTACGCCCCGAGCCCGCCGCCCTCTCCACCCCGGGCCACGACACCGGCCTGCTCCTCCTGCGCCTCGTCCTCGGCCTCACCATGGCGGCCCACGGCGCCCAGAAGCTCTTCGGCTGGTTCGGGGGCGGCGGCATCAGCGGCACCGGCCGGTTCTTCACCGCCAGCGGCTACCCCGCGGGTGACGCCATGGCCGTCCTCGCCGGGCTGACCGAGACCCTGGGCGGCCTCGGCCTCGCCCTCGGACTGCTCACCCCGCTCGCCGGCGCCGCGATCGTCGGAACCCTCATCAACGCGATCGCCGTCCACGGCGCCGGCGCCTTCTTCGCCCCCAAGGGCATCGAGTACGAGCTGCTGCTGACCGCGGGCGCCGCGGCCCTCGCCCTCACCGGCCCCGGCCGGTACGCGGCCGACCGCTTCCTGCCCGTGCTGCGCGGCCACCGCCTGGCGCACGGCGCCCTCGCCGTCGCCCTCGGCGTGGTCCTCGCCGCCGCGCTGCTCCTCGTACGCGACTAG
- a CDS encoding glycoside hydrolase family 15 protein codes for MTQPIEDYALIGDLMTSGLVGRDGSIDWLCLPRFDSAACFARLLGDEENGHWRIAPVDAPDGEPCTRRAYVDGSLVLESYWVTDTGTAKVIDFMPQRDRAPDVVRIVEGITGTVRMHSTLRLRFDYGHVVPWVRRVEEDRVAVAGPDSAWFRSVPPVRTWGEANSTRSQFPVTPGRRVAFVLTWHPSHEPRPEPCDPFEALEQGLADWREWSSQCRYEGPYEEAVTRSLITLKALTYAPTGGIVAASTTSLPEELGGVRNWDYRYCWLRDSTLTLGSLLSTGFLDEARAWREWLLRAVAGDPADLQIMYGIAGERRIPESELPWLRGYASSAPVRVGNAAVDQLQLDVYGEVIDSLHLARSSGLPSERHAWRIQLALLDFLERNWRRPDEGLWEVRGPRRHFVHSKVMAWVAADRAVRALENDSSMPGDVERWRTMRDEVHRDVCERGYDHERGTFTQYYGSSELDASTLLIPRVGFLPPDDPRVVGTVDAVREELGRSGLVRRYTTEGPTVDGLPGDEGAFLACSFWLADALYLTGREKEARDLFERLLAVRNDVGLLAEEYDPLAGRQLGNFPQAFSHVGLVNTALILAGGTDRPRKPADRPWTA; via the coding sequence ATGACACAACCCATCGAAGACTACGCACTCATCGGCGACCTGATGACGAGCGGACTGGTCGGCCGTGACGGGTCCATCGACTGGCTGTGCCTGCCCCGCTTCGACTCGGCCGCCTGCTTCGCCAGGCTCCTCGGCGACGAGGAGAACGGCCACTGGCGCATCGCCCCCGTCGACGCCCCCGACGGAGAGCCGTGCACCCGCCGCGCCTACGTGGACGGCTCGCTCGTCCTGGAGTCGTACTGGGTGACCGACACCGGCACCGCCAAGGTCATCGACTTCATGCCGCAGCGCGACCGGGCCCCCGACGTGGTCCGCATCGTCGAGGGCATCACCGGCACCGTGCGGATGCACAGCACCCTGCGCCTGCGCTTCGACTACGGTCACGTCGTCCCCTGGGTGCGCCGCGTGGAGGAGGACCGGGTCGCCGTCGCCGGGCCCGACTCCGCGTGGTTCCGCAGCGTCCCCCCGGTCCGCACCTGGGGCGAGGCCAACAGCACCCGCTCCCAGTTCCCGGTCACCCCCGGCCGGCGCGTCGCCTTCGTCCTGACCTGGCATCCCTCGCACGAGCCGCGCCCCGAGCCCTGCGACCCCTTCGAGGCACTGGAGCAGGGCCTCGCGGACTGGCGCGAGTGGAGCTCGCAGTGCCGCTACGAGGGCCCCTACGAAGAGGCCGTGACCCGCTCCCTGATCACCCTCAAGGCCCTCACCTACGCCCCGACCGGCGGCATCGTCGCCGCCTCCACCACCTCCCTCCCCGAGGAGCTCGGCGGCGTCCGCAACTGGGACTACCGCTACTGCTGGCTCCGGGACTCCACCCTCACCCTCGGCTCGCTCCTGTCCACCGGCTTCCTCGACGAGGCCCGCGCCTGGCGGGAATGGCTGCTGCGCGCCGTCGCGGGCGACCCCGCCGACCTCCAGATCATGTACGGCATCGCCGGCGAGCGACGGATCCCCGAGAGCGAGCTGCCGTGGCTGCGCGGCTACGCCTCCTCCGCCCCGGTCCGGGTCGGCAACGCCGCCGTCGACCAGCTCCAGCTCGACGTGTACGGCGAGGTCATCGACTCCCTGCACCTGGCCCGGTCCTCCGGGCTCCCCTCCGAGCGGCACGCCTGGCGGATCCAGCTCGCCCTCCTCGACTTCCTGGAGCGCAACTGGCGCCGGCCCGACGAGGGCCTGTGGGAGGTGCGCGGACCGCGCCGGCACTTCGTGCACTCCAAGGTGATGGCGTGGGTCGCCGCCGACCGGGCCGTGCGCGCCCTGGAGAACGACTCCTCGATGCCCGGCGACGTGGAGCGCTGGCGGACCATGCGCGACGAGGTGCACCGCGACGTGTGCGAGCGCGGCTACGACCACGAACGGGGCACCTTCACCCAGTACTACGGCTCCAGCGAGCTCGACGCGTCCACCCTGCTCATCCCGCGGGTCGGCTTCCTGCCGCCCGACGACCCGCGCGTCGTCGGGACGGTCGACGCGGTCCGGGAGGAGCTCGGCCGCAGCGGACTCGTCCGCCGCTACACCACCGAAGGCCCCACCGTCGACGGACTGCCCGGCGACGAAGGAGCCTTCCTGGCCTGCTCGTTCTGGCTGGCCGACGCCCTGTACCTGACGGGCCGGGAGAAGGAGGCGCGCGATCTCTTCGAGCGGCTGCTGGCCGTGCGCAACGACGTGGGACTGCTCGCGGAGGAGTACGACCCCCTCGCCGGACGCCAACTCGGCAACTTCCCCCAGGCGTTCAGCCACGTCGGCCTGGTGAACACCGCACTGATCCTGGCGGGCGGCACGGACCGTCCACGGAAGCCGGCTGACAGGCCCTGGACGGCCTAG
- a CDS encoding IS701 family transposase, whose protein sequence is MESWSEGVAGLHARFGHRFGRSEPRDRALDYMTGLLAPLEKKNGWTLAEQVGQLRPDGVQRLLNHSEWDENAVRDDVRDFVVETIGAKDGVLIGDDTGFLKKGTRSAGVQRQYSGTAGRTENCQIGTFLAYASAKGRALIDRELYVPKSWTDDRDRCRAAGIDDTVPFATKIEHLKWMLQRAIDAAVPFAWVTADEAYGQVKHFRAWLEERQAAYVLATKVNDTVITADGRDARVDELIAALPKQAWKRISAGAGAHGQRIYHWARVAIRPAWEGGSGHWVLARRNLSDPTDIAYYVCYGPVTSRLKDLVRTAGARWAVEECFQTAKGECGLDHYQVRLYRAWYRHITLAMAVLAYLTAIRAAEAAKGAAEMTSKTSYPSASRRSAG, encoded by the coding sequence CGTGGTCCGAGGGTGTAGCGGGGTTGCATGCCCGGTTCGGGCATCGTTTTGGCAGGTCGGAGCCACGTGATCGGGCTCTGGACTACATGACGGGCCTGCTTGCGCCGCTAGAGAAGAAGAACGGGTGGACGCTGGCCGAGCAGGTCGGCCAGCTCCGCCCGGACGGTGTGCAACGCCTGCTCAACCACTCCGAATGGGACGAGAACGCGGTCCGCGACGATGTCCGGGACTTCGTCGTGGAGACCATCGGCGCCAAGGATGGCGTGCTCATCGGGGACGACACCGGGTTCCTGAAGAAGGGCACCAGGTCAGCAGGGGTCCAGCGGCAGTATTCCGGCACCGCTGGCCGCACCGAGAACTGCCAGATCGGCACCTTCCTCGCCTACGCATCCGCCAAAGGGCGGGCGCTGATCGACCGGGAACTCTACGTCCCGAAGTCCTGGACGGACGACCGCGACCGCTGCCGGGCAGCCGGGATCGACGACACCGTGCCGTTCGCCACGAAGATCGAGCACCTCAAGTGGATGCTGCAACGCGCCATCGACGCGGCTGTTCCCTTCGCCTGGGTGACCGCGGACGAGGCATACGGGCAGGTCAAGCACTTCCGCGCCTGGCTGGAAGAACGCCAGGCCGCGTATGTGCTGGCCACCAAGGTCAACGACACCGTGATCACCGCCGACGGCCGGGACGCCCGCGTCGACGAGCTGATCGCGGCCCTGCCGAAGCAGGCATGGAAGCGGATCTCCGCCGGAGCAGGCGCCCACGGCCAGCGGATCTACCACTGGGCCCGCGTCGCGATCCGGCCCGCCTGGGAGGGCGGATCCGGGCACTGGGTGCTCGCCCGCCGCAATCTGTCCGACCCCACCGACATCGCCTACTACGTCTGCTATGGCCCCGTCACTTCCCGGCTGAAAGACCTGGTCAGGACCGCCGGAGCCAGGTGGGCGGTGGAGGAATGCTTCCAGACCGCGAAGGGTGAATGCGGGCTCGATCACTACCAGGTGCGGCTCTACCGGGCCTGGTACCGGCACATCACCCTGGCCATGGCCGTCCTGGCCTACCTCACGGCCATCCGTGCCGCAGAAGCCGCAAAAGGGGCAGCGGAGATGACGAGCAAGACCTCATACCCCTCAGCGTCCCGGAGATCCGCCGGATGA